In the genome of Monodelphis domestica isolate mMonDom1 chromosome 2, mMonDom1.pri, whole genome shotgun sequence, one region contains:
- the LOC100023443 gene encoding G patch domain-containing protein 4 — protein MSATSGTKSRGMKFAEEQLQRHGWSQGKGLGKKEDGIAQAIKVKLKQDNAGVGHDPSKEFTNHWWSQLFNKTAASLVVETGKDGVKMKTQAKDTSKQKRSSGSKSSLLYGHFIKSATLTSGGEQAEKLSEQSSEDETPPPAKILTDEELIRACEGRTAHKGARHGLTMKAKLARLEEQERAFLAQYKGQNTGVPDTPAEDIPQKKKKKKKKSQEETSTTDRSEHIEIVEQTEDNSRKKKKKKKRQREEEPENETGDQVEREEDEESKARKTKKKKKKRLLEA, from the exons GCAAGGGCCTGGGCAAGAAAGAAGATGGCATTGCCCAGGCCATCAAGGTGAAGTTGAAGCAGGACAATGCTGGG GTGGGACATGACCCTTCCAAGGAGTTCACTAATCACTGGTGGAGCCAACTCTTCAACAAGACAGCTGCCAGCTTGGTGGTGGAGACTGGGAAG GATGGAGTAAAGATGAAGACCCAGGCCAAGGATACCAGCAAGCAAAAACGCTCTTCGGGCTCCAAGTCCAGCCTGTTATATGGACACTTCATTAAG AGTGCCACTCTGACTTCAGGAGGGGAACAAGCGGAGAAACTGAGCGAACAAAGCAGCGAAGATGAAACACCTCCACCAGCAAAGAT CCTGACAGATGAAGAGTTGATTCGAGCCTGCGAGGGACGCACTGCACACAA GGGTGCCCGTCATGGGCTTACCATGAAAGCCAAGCTGGCACGACTGGAAGAGCAGGAGCGAGCCTTCCTGGCCCAGTACAAAGGCCAGAATACAGGTGTCCCTGATACCCCAGCCGAGGACATAccccagaagaagaaaaagaagaaaaagaaaagtcaggaAGAAACTTCAACCACAGACAGAAGTGAGCATATAGAGATTGTGGAACAGACTGAAGacaatagtaggaagaagaagaagaagaaaaaaagacaacgGGAAGAGGAACCAGAAAATGAGACTGGAGATCAAgtagagagggaagaagatgaagaaagcaaggcccgaaaaaccaaaaagaagaaaaaaaagagattactAGAGGCATAG
- the NAXE gene encoding NAD(P)H-hydrate epimerase, with product MSGLRTLLGLGLLVSSSRFPRVVARGGPRCPGPAWWAARPMHLGDSTMAGGTVKYLSQEEAQAVDEELFNEYKFSVDQLMELAGLSCATAIAKAYPLSSFGSNPPAVLVICGPGNNGGDGLVCARHLKLFGYEPKIHYPKKPNKPLFDALVTQCQKMDIPFLPEVPPEPMLIDELYELVVDAIFGFSFKGAVREPFGTILSIMNGLTVPIASIDIPSGWDVEKGNPEGIRPDLLISLTAPKKAATLFKGRHHYLGGRFVPSDLEKKYQLNLPPYPGTDCVLQLQ from the exons ATGTCCGGGCTGCGGACGCTTCTGGGGCTGGGGCTGCTGGTCTCCAGCTCGCGCTTCCCACGCGTTGTGGCGCGAGGTGGACCCCGCTGCCCGGGGCCTGCCTGGTGGGCGGCGAGGCCAATGCATCTAGGCGACTCCACCATGGCTGGAGGAACTGTGAAGTACTTGAG CCAGGAGGAGGCCCAGGCTGTAGACGAGGAGCTATTCAACGAGTACAAGTTTAGCGTGGATCAACTCATGGAACTGGCTGGGCTCAGCTGTGCCACGGCCATTGCCAAG GCATACCCACTCAGTTCTTTTGGCAGCAATCCTCCAGCAGTCCTGGTTATCTGTGGCCCTGGGAACAATGGAGGGGATGGCCTTGTCTGTGCTAGGCACCTCAAACTCTTT GGTTATGAGCCAAAGATCCATTATCCTAAGAAACCAAACAAACCACTCTTTGATGCTCTGGTGACACAGTGTCAGAAGATGGACATCCCCTTTCTTCCTGAGGTGCCCCCTGAG CCAATGCTGATTGATGAGCTATATGAATTAGTGGTAGATGCCATCTTTGGCTTCAGCTTCAAGGGTGCTGTCCGGGAACCATTTGGAACCATCCTGAGTATAATGAATGGGCTCACTGTACCCATTGCCAGCATTGACATCCCCTCAG GGTGGGACGTGGAGAAAGGGAACCCAGAAGGCATCAGACCTGACTTGCTCATCTCACTGACAGCCCCCAAAAAGGCAGCTACTCTATTCAAGGGCCGACACCACTACCTGGGAGGCCGATTTGTGCCATCTGACTTAGAGAAGAAATACCAGCTGAACCTGCCCCCCTACCCAGGAACTGATTGTGTCCTGCAACTGCAGTGA